One genomic segment of Gossypium arboreum isolate Shixiya-1 chromosome 3, ASM2569848v2, whole genome shotgun sequence includes these proteins:
- the LOC108474752 gene encoding uncharacterized protein LOC108474752, which yields MEIFTKAKAVKLRGHLEKYLVADDDQETVRQSRNSSGKRARWFVELVHDKPNVVRLRSCHGKFLAATDIPFLLGMTGNKVLQTVPDKLDWKLQWEPIRDGFQIKLKTWCGKFLRANGGTPPWRNSITHDEPHTGATQRWILWDVEAVQVPESDSVLEYISSVSSFSSVSDEVLEALSDDVLGSGPQSPISVVSSIKSPRFSVFSTGSPKLSPKQVNSNKYQAGMDLFLNAKAVRLRGHHDKYLVAEEDEESVSQDRNGSSKSARWTVEFVPGSENIIRLKSFYNKYLTASNQPFLLGMTGRKVIQSLPRRLDSSVEWEPIKVGSQAKLKTRYGNFLRANGGLPPWRNSVTHDIPHRTATQDWVLWDVDIVEIQVQSPGSGPRPSAPPAVPHAGSLNFEPTSPSAVSANSGNFSRQESSDSYVGSSPPKSEGRTIYYHVADENGEVDDEAVEGYSFSFKGNGVDELTHKLKEETGLEDVVVCTRSPLNGKLFPLRLQLPPNNSDIHVVVVPLASKVGRNFAKQGINM from the exons ATGGAGATTTTTACAAAAGCCAAGGCTGTGAAACTCAGGGGTCACCTTGAGAAATACTTAGTGGCCGACGATGATCAAGAAACCGTGCGCCAAAGTCGAAACAGCTCAGGCAAAAGAGCTAGATGGTTCGTGGAGCTTGTTCATGATAAACCGAACGTGGTCCGCCTCAGAAGCTGCCATGGAAAGTTCTTAGCAGCCACTGATATACCCTTTCTTTTAGGCATGACGGGTAACAAGGTGCTGCAAACGGTACCCGATAAGTTGGATTGGAAACTCCAGTGGGAGCCTATAAGAGACGGCTTCCAAATCAAGTTGAAGACCTGGTGCGGTAAATTTTTGCGTGCCAATGGGGGGACCCCGCCTTGGAGGAACTCCATCACTCACGATGAGCCTCATACTGGAGCGACGCAGAGATGGATATTATGGGACGTGGAAGCGGTTCAGGTTCCAGAGTCGGACTCGGTATTGGAGTATATATCGTCAGTTTCGAGCTTTTCTTCGGTGTCCGATGAGGTTTTGGAGGCTTTGAGCGATGATGTTTTAGGGTCAGGCCCACAATCCCCGATCTCAGTCGTCTCCTCCATCAAGTCTCCGAGGTTTTCAGTGTTTTCAACCGGGTCACCCAAATTGTCACCCAAACAG GTAAACTCTAACAAATATCAGGCGGGGATGGATTTGTTCCTCAACGCCAAAGCGGTGCGCCTACGCGGTCATCATGACAAGTATCTCGTCGCCGAGGAAGACGAAGAATCCGTTTCACAAGACCGAAACGGATCCTCCAAAAGCGCTCGATGGACCGTCGAATTCGTACCCGGGTCAGAAAACATCATCCGCTTAAAAAGCTTTTACAACAAGTATCTCACCGCCTCCAACCAGCCCTTTTTACTTGGGATGACCGGTCGAAAGGTGATTCAGTCGCTGCCTAGGAGGCTCGACTCGTCGGTCGAGTGGGAACCTATTAAAGTAGGATCTCAGGCAAAGCTCAAGACTCGTTACGGTAACTTTTTGAGAGCCAATGGAGGGTTGCCGCCTTGGAGGAACTCGGTCACCCACGATATTCCTCATAGGACGGCTACTCAAGATTGGGTGTTGTGGGATGTTGATATTGTGGAGATTCAAGTCCAGTCTCCAGGGAGTGGTCCACGGCCCTCGGCCCCTCCTGCTGTTCCTCACGCTGGTTCCTTGAACTTCGAACCTACTTCACCTTCTGCAGTTTCTGCCAATTCTGGAAACTTTTCAagacaagag TCAAGTGATTCATATGTGGGTTCATCACCTCCAAAATCCGAAGGTAGGACAATATACTACCATGTAGCGGATGAAAATGGTGAGGTTGATGACGAGGCAGTAGAGGGGTACTCTTTTAGTTTTAAGGGCAATGGAGTGGATGAACTAACTCATAAATTGAAGGAAGAGACGGGCCTTGAAGATGTGGTGGTGTGCACTCGCAGTCCTTTGAATGGGAAGCTTTTTCCTCTCCGATTGCAGCTTCCTCCTAATAACTCCGACATCCATGTTGTTGTAGTTCCATTAGCCTCCAAAG TGGGAAGAAATTTTGCGAAACAAGGAATTAATATGTGA